GAAACGCTCGTTGATCATTTCCAGCGTCGGCATGCGTCCACGGACGATGCGATCCTGGCTGGTCAGGTCGTAGCTTTTGACACTGCCGGGCTCGGCAGCGTTATCGGTCTGTACCAGACCATCGTCGACGCCATGCAACAGCGCATCGATCTCATCCTGGGACAGCAGGTCCTGCACGGCCATGTCGTGTTCCTACTGCAGTACGAAATTAGTGAAAAGCAACTGTTCGATCACCACTTTGCCCAGCTCTTTCTGCGCCACTTCCTGAACGCTGGCCGTGGCTTTCTGACGCAACATCTCCTGGCCGACCGGGGTCGCCAGCGTGGCGAAATCCTGACCGGAAAACAGCATGACCAGGTTATTGCGGATCACTGGCATGTGGACTTTGAGCGCCTCCAGATCAGCCTGATTACGCCCCTGCATGGTGATGCTCACCTGCATGTAGCGCTGACGGCCGTTCTGGGTGTAGTTGGCCACGAAGGCTGGAGCCATTGGCTCGAAGATCGCCGGCTGCTTGCCGACCACAGCGGTTTCAGTCGCGGCGGCAGGCTTGCTCTGGGCGCCGTGCATGAAGAACCAGGTCGCCCCCACGGACAAGCCGATCGCGAGCAGCAGGGCCACGACGATCACAATGATCAGCTTGATTTTGCCTTTGGTTGCGGGGTCTTTTACTACTGCTTCACTCTTCGCCATGCCAATAATCCGTCACTATTCGGGTTTTCACAGTCGCACGGCAAGGCAAGAGCAAGTGTTATGCCAGAAGTGTCTGGGGCTATGTGGAGGCGGCAGGCAGGCAACGAAAATAAAAAGATCGCAGCCTTCGGCAGCTCCTGCATTTGGATGGTGTACACCCGTAGATACAAGGAGCTGGCGAAGGCTGCGATCTTTTGAGGGGGCGTCCTGATTTATCAGGCGTAATAATCGACCGCGCTGGTGCCGATCACGCTGGTGGTGTTGGCGGCCACATCAGCGACCGTCGCAGGAAGCTCTTCATCCATCGAATCGAGGCGACCGCCACTGGCATTGGTGCGCCCGCCCTGCCCCTGTTGAGCCTGTTCCTGCCCCTGGCCCTGCCAGCCACGGGACTGATCGGAAACGTTGACGTCGACCTGGCCCATGCCCTGCTGCGCGAACATGTCTCGCAGGCGATGCATTTGCCCGTCGAGTGCTTCGCGAACGCTTGGGTGAGCGCTCATGAAGGTCACTTGGGTCTGCTGATCCGGAACCATGTTCACCCGAATATCGAGGCGTCCCAGTTCGGCCGGTTGCAACTGGATATCCGCCGCCTTGAGATTGGCGCTGGACAGGTACATGACCCGGTTGACCACCTCTTCGGTCCAACCGCTCTGATGCATGGCGATCGGTTGGTTCACCGGCAATGCATTGGCAGTCTTGGGTGTTGCCGCTTGGGTCAGAGCCGCCAGACGATTGGCGAAGTCATCGACACGGGTGTCGCTGCTGGCGGACTTGAGATCCTTGAGGCCGTCATCGATCAGGCCACTGAACGCCTTCTCGCCGCCCTGGCTGGTGCTGTCCTGATCAGCCTGCACGTCGAGCATGCTCGCCATGCCTGCAGCAAAGTTCTGTGCCGAGGTCAGCTCGCCGTCGACGTGAGCCTGAGTCGGCGCCGCTTTTGGCTGAGCCTGGCTGGCGGCCGAAACGTGCCCGCTCTGCTCCAACGCCATACGCACGGCCGGCAGCGCATCAAGAGGATCGGCTTCGGGATCGAAATCAGGATCGGTGGTCGCAGCGGCCGGCGTCGCTGTTGCGGTAACGGCGGCCGCGACGGGTGCTTGTACGGTTGACTGCACAGCGGCGACAACCGGTGGGGTTTCCGGTACAGGGGCTGGCAGCACCGGCTGCACCACTTGCATCAACGCCGGATCGAGGGCTGGATCGAGGGCTGGATCGACAGGCGCGGTATCGACTACCGGCGTCGTCGGCTCAGCGGTATCCGGCGCGTCATCGCTGGCGGTCTTGTCATCGGCCTGCGCCGGTTTATCGGCGGGCAAGGATTTGCCGCTATCGGCAACCGTCGGTTCCTGGGCGGCAGACGAGTCGTTGCCCACGTCCTTTTTGCCAGTGTTGTCCGAGGCTTTGTCACGTACAGGTTTAGCCGATCCGTCCGCCGTAGCCGAAGGCTTGTTCTGGGCTTGATTGGCGTAGACCTCAGCGAAGCTGGACGCCTTGTCCCCGGGCTCAACCGTCGACGCCGGTGTATTGGCGGACGCGGCTTGAGTCTTGGCCGCAGCAGCGGCCTGAATAAGAATGTTGGGGGTAACGGGCATGGAACGGTCTCCGCTGCACTGGGATCGTAGGTACAGTTGAGTGAGTTGACTGCAAGGGTCGAGCCAGCTTTGTTCGCTGGCCGCCAAAAGCGCTGGATGGTTGTCTTATTCAGCCAGGGAACGTTGGCGCTCTGCCTCAAAAAGCGGTCGAACAATCGCGAATTCGCCGTCGATCTCTCCAACCAGCGCTTCTATGCCTTCGAGTTTTTTCTCTTTGGCTCGCTGCTCCAGCTCATGGCACAGCTCAGCCAACCGAGTCGCGCCCATGTTGCTGCTGCTGCCCTTGAAACTGTGCGCCGTGGCACCTAACCGATCGGCATCGTCAGCCTTGCGCAGCAAGCTCAATCGCTCTTCGGAATCGCTGAGAAAGGTATCGAGCAATTCTGGATACCCATCCTCCATAACTTCTTGCAACGCGCTCAGCACGTCACGATCCAGATGTGTGTTGTCCACTTGTTCACTCCTTTGATCAAGAATGCCCGGGATTATGCCTGAGCCTCCCAGAAAAACTCCACGCGAGCACTGCGCCCATTATCGGACCAGCTCGCATGATGACTCAACTGTCGGATCAAACTGACTCCACGTCCCGACAAACGGACATCATCGACGGGACGCTCCATCACCCGCACCACATCGAAGCCCTTGCCACTGTCTTCGACTCGAACAGTCAGGCAACCACCTTCGCCTTTGGGCGTCACCTGCAAATGTACCCGCACATAGCCGTCCTGCAATTCGTCCAGGCGCGCACTGCGCTGCTGATAATAACGCGCAAAACCCGAAGCATCGCGCTTGAGACTCGAATCCAGACCTAGCACGCCATGCTCCAGGGCGTTGGAGTAAAGCTCTGCCAGCACACTGTAGAGCGCACCACTTTGAGCGCGCAGGCCGTGCACCTCAAACAGCAATTGCAACAGGTACGGCAGCGGGTTGAAGCGTTTGAGGGTGGCGGCGCGAAATTCGAAACTCACCGACCAGTCCAGCGGGCAGGACTGACCGCTGTCGGAATATACCGGTGCTGGCGGGCTCAGTTGCGCCGCATCCAACAGGCTGACCTCAACCATGCTCACGTCATCGCGAGCCTCGCCGCGAAAGTCCCGCAGAGCCTGCTCGATTTCTTCGAACAGCGCATCGGGCTGACGATTGGCTGCAAACACCTGCTCCAATCGCTCTACGCCAAATAACTGCTCATTGGCATCGCAAGTATCGATCACTCCATCAGACAACAGGAACACCCGATCCCCGACAGCCATCGGGAACACCTCGGTGCGGTCATCGAAGGTTTGCGGGCTCAGCACACCCAGCGGCAAGTGCCGTGCCGTGAGCGCTGTACGCTCGCCGCTGGTGGCGTTGTGCAAATAGCCGTCCGGCATCCCGCCGTTCCAGACCTCCACCGACCCTCGCTGAAAGCTCAGGCGCAGCAGGGTCGCGCAGCAGAACATGTCGACCGGCAGGATACGTTTGAGTTTGGCGTTCATCTCGCGCAGGGTTTCGGACAAGCCATAACCCTTGGCGGTCATGCCATAGAAAACTTCGGCCAACGGCATGGCACCGACAGCGGCCGGCAAACCATGGCCGGTGAAATCACCGAGCAACACATGCATGTCGCCGACCGGGGTAAACGCGGCCAGCAACAGATCACCGTTGAACAGCGCATAGGGCGATTGCAGATAACGGATGTTCGGCGCATTCAGGCAACCGGAGTGGGCCACCTTGTCGAACACGGCTTTGGCCACTCGCTGCTCGTTGAGCAGGTAATCATGGTGCCTGGCGATCAGGTCGCGCTGCTCCAGCACCGTGGCCTGCAAACGCCGCAGGCGGTCCATTGCCTTGATCTTGGCCGCGAGGATCACCTGGTTGTAAGGCTTTGCCAGAAAGTCGTCGCCCCCGGCCTCCAGACAACGAGCCAGGGCTTCGCTTTCGGTCAGCGACGTCAGAAAGATGATCGGCACCAGGGTTTCGCCGGCCAGCGCCTTGATCTGCTGCGCAGCCTCGAAGCCATCCATCACCGGCATCATGGCGTCCATCAGCACCAGGTGCGGCCGCTGCGAGCGAAACGCCTCGACCGCCTCGGCGCCATTACTGGCTGTCAGCACTTCATGACCCTGACGACGGACGATAGTCGACAGCAGCATACGATCGGCCGCACTGTCTTCGGCGATCAGAATCGTCAGCGGCTCGAGCGGCTGCATGACAGTCAACTGATGTCGAACAGCTTGTCGAAGTTGGAGATGGCGAGGATTTTCTTCACATCGCTACTGCTGTTGACGACACGAATATCGGAGTTGTCGCCACCGGCGTGATCGCGCAGCAAAAGCAACATGCCCAGCGCCGAACTGTCGAGATACGTGGCGTCCTTCAGATCTACGACGATGGACTCGGGTTTCTGGTTGAGTCGCTCGTAGGACTCACGAAACTCCTGATGACGACCGAAATCGAATCGCCCCTTAACCGAAATCGTCAACTTTTGCCCATCCGGGGATACTTCTGTAACGACTGACATTTCACGGCTTCCTTGTCATTGGCGAACGTACGTGTACAAGGTTTAGCACTTGCCGGGGGCTGGGGCAAGGTCAAAAGATCGCAGCCTTCGACAGCGTCTCCGGAATCAGGTTTGCATGCACCCGTGCAGGTGCTGCCGCAGGCTGCAATCCTTTGAAACCAACACTCAATACGAATCCTGACGCGGCAACCGCTGGGACAATTCATCCAGCAACTTCTGCTCGCGCTTGTCTTCCAGTTGCCGTGCCTCATCCATGTAGCGCTGAACCAGTTTGCGCAAGCCTTCGACCCGGGCAAATGCCTGTTGCCAGGCTTCTCGGGCCTTGTTCAGGTTGTTTTGATGCCAGTTCAGGCTCTGGCGCTGCTGGTCGATGGCCGTGCCCAATTGCGCGAGAAAACCCTGATAGCCCAGCAGCCACTGACCCGAAACGCCGCCGCTGCCGCGCACGATCCATTGTTCCTGGTAGTCGAGACGGAAGGCTTCGAGGTCGGCGAGTTTGCTTTCCGCCAAACGAACCTGGCCCTGGAAGTGCCCCAGGCGCTGGACGGCGGTTTTCTCGGCCTTTTCAGCCATGTCCACCACAGGCGCCAGGCGTACCGCGCGACTCGAGGCCATGACCGGTTAACCGCCTGGCGCTGGCGCGAAGACCGAAGCAAGATGGTTTTCGCTGGCGCCCATGCTGATGTTGTCGTTCAAGCCCTGGCGCAGGTACAGGGACATGGCCGGTTGCAGATTGATCGCTGTGTCGGTTTCCCGGTCACCGCCGGGCACGTAGGCGCCGACACTGATCAGGTCGCGGCTCTGCTGATAGCGCGACCAGTATTGCTTGAACATCTGCGCGTGGTTCAGGTGTTTGATACCGACCACCGACGGCATGACCCGACTGATGGACGCTTCGATGTCGATGGCCGGGTAATGCCCTTCCTCGGCCAGACGCCGGGACAGCACGATGTGCCCGTCAAGCACGCCCCGCGCCGAGTCGGCGATCGGGTCCTGTTGGTCATCGCCTTCAGACAATACCGTGTAGAACGCGGTGATCGAGCCGCCGCCCTTTTCGGCGTTACCGGCCCGCTCCACCAGTTTCGGCAACTTGGCAAACACCGACGGCGGATAGCCCTTGGTCGCCGGCGGTTCGCCGATGGCCAGGGCGATTTCCCGCTGGGCCTGAGCGAAACGGGTCAGGGAATCCATCAGCAACAGGACATTCTTGCCCTTGTCGCGGAAATACTCGGCGATCCGCGTGCAGTACATGGCCGCGCGCAAACGCATCAGCGGCGCATCGTCCGCCGGCGAAGCCACCACCACCGAACGCTTGAGCCCTTCTTCACCGAGGATGTGCTCGATGAACTCTTTAACTTCTCGACCCCGCTCACCGATCAGCCCGACCACGATAATGTCGGCCTCGGTGAAACGGGTCATCATGCCCAACAACACACTCTTGCCGACGCCGGTACCGGCGAACAGCCCGAGGCGCTGACCGCGACCGACCGTCAACAAACCGTTGATGCAGCGAATGCCCACGTCAAGCGGCTGGCTGATCGGGTCACGCTTGAGCGGGTTGATGGTCGGGCCGTCCATTGGCACCCAGTCTTCAGCCTTCATCCCGCCCTTGCCATCCAGCGCACGACCGGCGCCATCGAGCACCCGCCCGAGCATGCTCATGCCCATCGGCAAGCGACCGTTGTCCGCCAGGGGAACCACGCGCGCGCCTGGCGCAATGCCGGCGACGCTGCCGACCGGCATCAGAAACACTTTGCTGCCGGAGAAGCCCATGACTTCGGCTTCGACCTGCACCGGGTGATAGCTGTCATCGTTGATGACCATGCAGCGGCTGCCCATGGCGGCGCGCAAGCCTTCGGCTTCGAGGGTCAGGCCGACCATACGCAACAGGCGACCTTCGAGGATCGGCGCGCCAGCCAGCTCCGTGGCCTCGGCGTAGCTGCCGAGGCGCTTGGCGAAGCTGGTGCGATCAAGGCGCATCGGGATGGTCCAGTTCCGGTTCGACCGGGGTGACGGCAGGCTTCTTGTCGATCGGCAATTCCAGGCTGAGGTCCGGCGCGGCCGGGTGCAACGCCTGATCGTGCAATTGGTCGAACAGCTTGGCCATGACCTGGGTCACACGGGTTTCGATGGTCGCATCGATACGGCTGTGTTCGGTCTCGACCCGGCAACCGCCCGGCAACAAGGACTCGTCCTCGACGATGCGCCAGGTTTCCTCATGGCGCTCGCGCAGGGCTTTGACCTGTTCGAAATCCTGCGGGTTGACGTACAACCGCACATTGCCCACGCCCAGTGGCAAGAGCTTGAGCGCTTCACGCATGACGTGTTCGATCTGCGTCGAGTCGATGGCCAGCTCGCGCTGAATAACCTGTTTGGTGATGTGCTGTACAAGGTCGACCAGCGACTTTTCGATCTGGGTGTCCTGCTCGGCAATGGGCTCGAACAGGTTGGCCATCAACTGTTCCAGGCAAGCGATCTTGGCCGTCAGGGCCACTTCGGCTTCCTGACGGACCTTGAGCGTGGTGCTATGGAAACCTTCTTTCTCGCCAACCGCGAAGCCTTCGTTGTAGGCCTCCTGGCGAATGCTTTCGAGCTCTTCGAGGGTCAGTGGCTGGACTTCCTCCAGCGGCACTTCTTCCATTTCCGGCGGTTCGGGTTCCGGTTCCGGCTCGGGTTCCGGCACAAACGGGTCGAAGCTGGGCAGCGCCCAGACATCGAAACCTGCGACGTTCTTGCCACGGATCAGGTCGGTCTGGGACTCATCATGTTTGGACGACATAGTGACCTTAGATCATCTCTTCGCCGCCCTTCCCGCCGAGAACGATTTCTCCGGCTTCGGCCATACGGCGGGCAATGGTGAGGATTTCTTTCTGCGCCGTTTCCACGTCGCTGACACGCACCGGGCCTTTGGCCTCGAGGTCGTCGCGCAACAGTTCGGCCGCTCGTTTGGACATGTTCTTGAAGATCTTTTCCTTGACGCCTTCGTCCGAGCCTTTGAGGGCCAGCACCAGGACGTCCGAGGACACCTCGCGCAACAGCGCCTGAATACCGCGGTCGTCGACATCGGACAGGTTGTTGAACACGAACATGAGGTCTTCGATCTGACCGGACAAGTCTTCGTCGACTTCGCGGATCGAGTCCATCAACTGACCTTCGATCGAGCTGTCGAGGAAGTTCATGATGTCTGCCGCGCGCTTGATGCCACCCAGGGTGGTGCGCGAGGCATTCGAGTTGCCGGAGAACTGCTTCTCGAGAATCTGGTTGAGCTCTTTCAGGGCCGCCGGCTGCACGGTGTTCAGCGAAGACACCCGCAGGATGATGTCCAGCCGCACCTTATGGTCGAAGTTGCCCAGCACTTCACCGGCCTGGTCCGGATCAAGGTACGCCACTACGATCGCCTGGATCTGCGGGTGCTCGTAGCGGATCACGTCGGCGACGGCGCGCGGTTCCATCCACTTCAGACTGTCGAGGCCACTGGTGTTGCCGCCCAGCAGGATCCGGTCGATCAGGCCGTTGGCCTTGTCTTCGCCCAAGGCCTGGGTGAGCATTTTGCGCACGTAGTCATCGGAGCCGACGCCCAGGCTGGTCTGGTCGCCGACGATGTCGACGAACTCGCTCATGACCTGTTCGACCTGCTCGCGGTGCACGTTCCCCATCTGGGCCATGGCCACGCCCACACGCTGGACCTCTTTGGGCCCCATGTGGCGCAGCACTTGTGCGGCATCCGTAGAACCCAGGGACAGCAGCAGGATCGCGGCTTTATCAACCCGGGACAGTTTGGCGACAGCGGCTCGGTTATCACTCATCTGCGTTAATCCACTCTTTCACGACCTGGGCCACGCGACCCGGATCTTCTGCCACCAGACTCTTGATTGCGTTCAACTGTGCGTCATAGCCTTCGCTCGGGCTCGGCAGCAGGATGCTGGTCGGGCCACCGAGGCTGACGCGGTCGTTGGCCAGTTCGCCGTCCAGGCCACCCATGCCACCGAGTTCCACGTCGCTGCCAAAGGCCGCGAGTTGCTTGCCTTTGCCGCCACCGGTGATGTTGTTGAGCACCGGACGCAGCACACCGAACACCAGCACCAGGATGAACAACACACCCAGCACTTGCTTGACGATGTCCCAGAACCACGGCTGGGAGTAGAACGGAATCTCGGCGATCACTTCACCGCGCTCAGCAGAGAACGGCATGTTGATCACGCTGACGCTGTCGCCACGGCTGGCGTCGAAACCGACCGCGTCCTGCACCAGGCGAGTGAAGCGCGCCAATTCATCGGCGCTCCACGGCGCACGGGTGGTTTCGCCATTGGCTGCGTTGACCTTGACCTGATCGTCCACCACCACCGACACCGACAGGCGATTCAAACGGCCCTGCTGTTGTTTGGTGTGGCTGATGGAACGGTCGAGCTCGAAGTTCTTGGTGGATTGTTGACGCTTGTCGGCCGGGTACGGCGCCAGCATCGGCTGACCAGTGGCCGGGTCCATGATCTGCTGACCGTTGGCATCAAGCAGTGGCTGGCCTGGCTGCACCATGCCGGCCGACGCAGTGGCGCCACCAGTGGTTTGCGGCGCCGAGGCAGGCGACGGCGGCTGGTTGCTCAAGGCACCCGGCACACCTTGCGGGCCATTGCTGGCGGTACGTTGTTCGTTGACCGACTGCTCGCTGCGCAACGCCGGTTGATCCGGGTTGAACTGCTCGGAAGTCGATTCGACGGCGCTGAAATCCACATCGGCCGAGACTTCGGCTTTATAGCGGTCGTTGCCCAGCACCGGTTGCAGGATGTTATGCACGCGCTGAGTCAGCATGCTTTCCATGCGACGGCTGTAATCGAACTGCTTGCCGGCCATGGTCAGCTCGGAGTTTTCCGCCTGATCCGATAGCAGGTTGCCCTTCTGGTCGACAACGGTGATCTGCGATTTGCTCAGTTCGGGAACGCTGGTCGCCACCAGATTGATGATGGCGACGACCTGGCCCGGCTCCAGCGAGCGACCGGAATACAGTTCAACCAGAACCGAAGCGCTTGGCTTGCGCTCGTCACGCACGAACACCGAACTTTTCGGAATCGCCAGGTGCACGCGGGCACCCTTGACGTTGTTCAGGCTGGAGATGGTCCGGGCCAGTTCGCCTTCGAGGCCGCGACGATAGCGGGTCGCCTCCATGAACTGACTGGTACCCAGCCCCTGCTCCTTGTCGAGAATCTCGAAACCGATATTGCCGTCGCTGGGAGTGACACCAGCGGCCGCGAGCTTGAGCCGCGCACGGGACAGGTCATCGGCCTTGACCAGCAAGGCACCGGAATTCGGTTCGACGGTATAGGGAATGTCGGCGGCGGCCAGGGTTTCCATGACCTGTTTGGCGTCCATGCCGGCAAGGCTGCCGTATAGAGGCCGGTAGTCCGGCTGCTGGGACCACAACACCACGGCAAAACCAATCGCCACGCTCGCAGCCAGGCCGACCAACAGGCCCACCTGACGCAACATGGTCATCTCGGAGAGGTTTTCCAGGAAAGACAACCCGAACAGCGGCGGTTTGCCGTCTATTGGAGTGGCCTTGGCCGGAACATTATCGGCGATTGCTTCTGCCATGACTCAATCTCGTCCTTAAACCGGCATCTGCATGATGTCTTGGTAAGCCTGAACCAGCTTGTTACGCACTTGGGTCAGTGCCTGAAAAGACACGCTGGCCTTCTGTGAGGAAATCATCACGTCCGTCAGGTCGACGCCGCTTTTACCGATCTCGAAGGCACTGGCCAACTGATTGGACGCCTGCTGGGTGTCGTTCACTTTATTGACGGCCTGACCGAGCATGTCGGCAAAGCTGCTGCCACCCACTTCAGGGACTGCGGCAGTCGATTTCGGCGCAGACATGGCATCCATTTGCATGGCGCGCATATCCAGCATCAA
The Pseudomonas sp. GR 6-02 genome window above contains:
- the fliE gene encoding flagellar hook-basal body complex protein FliE, encoding MSQGIEFNRLMLDMRAMQMDAMSAPKSTAAVPEVGGSSFADMLGQAVNKVNDTQQASNQLASAFEIGKSGVDLTDVMISSQKASVSFQALTQVRNKLVQAYQDIMQMPV
- a CDS encoding Hpt domain-containing protein encodes the protein MDNTHLDRDVLSALQEVMEDGYPELLDTFLSDSEERLSLLRKADDADRLGATAHSFKGSSSNMGATRLAELCHELEQRAKEKKLEGIEALVGEIDGEFAIVRPLFEAERQRSLAE
- the fliG gene encoding flagellar motor switch protein FliG; the encoded protein is MSDNRAAVAKLSRVDKAAILLLSLGSTDAAQVLRHMGPKEVQRVGVAMAQMGNVHREQVEQVMSEFVDIVGDQTSLGVGSDDYVRKMLTQALGEDKANGLIDRILLGGNTSGLDSLKWMEPRAVADVIRYEHPQIQAIVVAYLDPDQAGEVLGNFDHKVRLDIILRVSSLNTVQPAALKELNQILEKQFSGNSNASRTTLGGIKRAADIMNFLDSSIEGQLMDSIREVDEDLSGQIEDLMFVFNNLSDVDDRGIQALLREVSSDVLVLALKGSDEGVKEKIFKNMSKRAAELLRDDLEAKGPVRVSDVETAQKEILTIARRMAEAGEIVLGGKGGEEMI
- a CDS encoding ATP-binding SpoIIE family protein phosphatase, with the protein product MQPLEPLTILIAEDSAADRMLLSTIVRRQGHEVLTASNGAEAVEAFRSQRPHLVLMDAMMPVMDGFEAAQQIKALAGETLVPIIFLTSLTESEALARCLEAGGDDFLAKPYNQVILAAKIKAMDRLRRLQATVLEQRDLIARHHDYLLNEQRVAKAVFDKVAHSGCLNAPNIRYLQSPYALFNGDLLLAAFTPVGDMHVLLGDFTGHGLPAAVGAMPLAEVFYGMTAKGYGLSETLREMNAKLKRILPVDMFCCATLLRLSFQRGSVEVWNGGMPDGYLHNATSGERTALTARHLPLGVLSPQTFDDRTEVFPMAVGDRVFLLSDGVIDTCDANEQLFGVERLEQVFAANRQPDALFEEIEQALRDFRGEARDDVSMVEVSLLDAAQLSPPAPVYSDSGQSCPLDWSVSFEFRAATLKRFNPLPYLLQLLFEVHGLRAQSGALYSVLAELYSNALEHGVLGLDSSLKRDASGFARYYQQRSARLDELQDGYVRVHLQVTPKGEGGCLTVRVEDSGKGFDVVRVMERPVDDVRLSGRGVSLIRQLSHHASWSDNGRSARVEFFWEAQA
- the fliJ gene encoding flagellar export protein FliJ — encoded protein: MASSRAVRLAPVVDMAEKAEKTAVQRLGHFQGQVRLAESKLADLEAFRLDYQEQWIVRGSGGVSGQWLLGYQGFLAQLGTAIDQQRQSLNWHQNNLNKAREAWQQAFARVEGLRKLVQRYMDEARQLEDKREQKLLDELSQRLPRQDSY
- a CDS encoding STAS domain-containing protein — translated: MSVVTEVSPDGQKLTISVKGRFDFGRHQEFRESYERLNQKPESIVVDLKDATYLDSSALGMLLLLRDHAGGDNSDIRVVNSSSDVKKILAISNFDKLFDIS
- the fliH gene encoding flagellar assembly protein FliH, encoding MSSKHDESQTDLIRGKNVAGFDVWALPSFDPFVPEPEPEPEPEPPEMEEVPLEEVQPLTLEELESIRQEAYNEGFAVGEKEGFHSTTLKVRQEAEVALTAKIACLEQLMANLFEPIAEQDTQIEKSLVDLVQHITKQVIQRELAIDSTQIEHVMREALKLLPLGVGNVRLYVNPQDFEQVKALRERHEETWRIVEDESLLPGGCRVETEHSRIDATIETRVTQVMAKLFDQLHDQALHPAAPDLSLELPIDKKPAVTPVEPELDHPDAP
- the fliL gene encoding flagellar basal body-associated protein FliL → MAKSEAVVKDPATKGKIKLIIVIVVALLLAIGLSVGATWFFMHGAQSKPAAATETAVVGKQPAIFEPMAPAFVANYTQNGRQRYMQVSITMQGRNQADLEALKVHMPVIRNNLVMLFSGQDFATLATPVGQEMLRQKATASVQEVAQKELGKVVIEQLLFTNFVLQ
- a CDS encoding flagellar hook-length control protein FliK; protein product: MPVTPNILIQAAAAAKTQAASANTPASTVEPGDKASSFAEVYANQAQNKPSATADGSAKPVRDKASDNTGKKDVGNDSSAAQEPTVADSGKSLPADKPAQADDKTASDDAPDTAEPTTPVVDTAPVDPALDPALDPALMQVVQPVLPAPVPETPPVVAAVQSTVQAPVAAAVTATATPAAATTDPDFDPEADPLDALPAVRMALEQSGHVSAASQAQPKAAPTQAHVDGELTSAQNFAAGMASMLDVQADQDSTSQGGEKAFSGLIDDGLKDLKSASSDTRVDDFANRLAALTQAATPKTANALPVNQPIAMHQSGWTEEVVNRVMYLSSANLKAADIQLQPAELGRLDIRVNMVPDQQTQVTFMSAHPSVREALDGQMHRLRDMFAQQGMGQVDVNVSDQSRGWQGQGQEQAQQGQGGRTNASGGRLDSMDEELPATVADVAANTTSVIGTSAVDYYA
- the fliF gene encoding flagellar basal-body MS-ring/collar protein FliF yields the protein MAEAIADNVPAKATPIDGKPPLFGLSFLENLSEMTMLRQVGLLVGLAASVAIGFAVVLWSQQPDYRPLYGSLAGMDAKQVMETLAAADIPYTVEPNSGALLVKADDLSRARLKLAAAGVTPSDGNIGFEILDKEQGLGTSQFMEATRYRRGLEGELARTISSLNNVKGARVHLAIPKSSVFVRDERKPSASVLVELYSGRSLEPGQVVAIINLVATSVPELSKSQITVVDQKGNLLSDQAENSELTMAGKQFDYSRRMESMLTQRVHNILQPVLGNDRYKAEVSADVDFSAVESTSEQFNPDQPALRSEQSVNEQRTASNGPQGVPGALSNQPPSPASAPQTTGGATASAGMVQPGQPLLDANGQQIMDPATGQPMLAPYPADKRQQSTKNFELDRSISHTKQQQGRLNRLSVSVVVDDQVKVNAANGETTRAPWSADELARFTRLVQDAVGFDASRGDSVSVINMPFSAERGEVIAEIPFYSQPWFWDIVKQVLGVLFILVLVFGVLRPVLNNITGGGKGKQLAAFGSDVELGGMGGLDGELANDRVSLGGPTSILLPSPSEGYDAQLNAIKSLVAEDPGRVAQVVKEWINADE
- the fliI gene encoding flagellar protein export ATPase FliI, whose protein sequence is MRLDRTSFAKRLGSYAEATELAGAPILEGRLLRMVGLTLEAEGLRAAMGSRCMVINDDSYHPVQVEAEVMGFSGSKVFLMPVGSVAGIAPGARVVPLADNGRLPMGMSMLGRVLDGAGRALDGKGGMKAEDWVPMDGPTINPLKRDPISQPLDVGIRCINGLLTVGRGQRLGLFAGTGVGKSVLLGMMTRFTEADIIVVGLIGERGREVKEFIEHILGEEGLKRSVVVASPADDAPLMRLRAAMYCTRIAEYFRDKGKNVLLLMDSLTRFAQAQREIALAIGEPPATKGYPPSVFAKLPKLVERAGNAEKGGGSITAFYTVLSEGDDQQDPIADSARGVLDGHIVLSRRLAEEGHYPAIDIEASISRVMPSVVGIKHLNHAQMFKQYWSRYQQSRDLISVGAYVPGGDRETDTAINLQPAMSLYLRQGLNDNISMGASENHLASVFAPAPGG